From Paenibacillus sp. FSL H8-0537:
TTGTTTAGCACTAATTCGGGAGCAATCTCATCTAACGATTCAAGGCTGATGAACGGCAGACTGCGATTGTAGCTGAAACTCCATAGCTCGGACACTCTCTCCGTGTTTGAAGGACTGAGGTTCCGCTATTCTGGCCTTTCATCCGATTTCAGGCTCTAAGAGGACACGAGATCCGTTATCGCTATCAAAACCCCGTCAAAATGGGTGGGGGGAACGTTTTAGCGGCTCCTGAGTCCGCAGCCTGTGCCATAACCCGTCATTCGATTGAAATAGCTGTTTCTGTGTCCGCCAAGTTGAAAAAGGGGAAGCATTCTCTGGAGGAGAAAGATTGCTTTTGGCTTGTGGTTTGTGGTTTGTGGTTTGTGGTTCTTGGCTCTCGGTTTTTCTCATCTTTGCCATTCGGTTTAGGGTTTGAAATTTTAAGTGGGGGGTGGGGAAGTGGAGAGGAGTGAAGGGGTGGGGAGTGAGAAGCGGAGCGTTCGCTTTTAGCGCCCTGATTTCTACCTATAGGGTGGAAATCAATGCATAGAAATCGGGGTGCTAATGGCGATCGAGCCCCTACCCCTTCACGCAGCGCAGCGCCCCTATCACCCCCATTTACGTTTCAAACATAAATGAATAAATTCTCATTAACTTCTCATAAACACCAAACAACACGAATTCCCCTCCATTTGCGCTCTCATCATGAGAAAAGGCTCATTTTTTGGTGTGGTATAGTGTTTTTAGCCAAAAACGAATCGTACAACGAAAGGAATCACACCATAATGATTAAGAGAAACTTTTTTCGCTCCGTCATCAAATTGAGCTTATGCGCAAGTATTGGTTTGACAGCCTTCACCTTCGCTTCCGGCAACCAGGCGCATGCCGCAACTGAAACTTCCCTACAATTAATTGACTCCGGCAAGGAGTTTATTGGAACCCCCTATAAATATGGAGCCCCAGCAGGCATTACATACGCTTTTGACTGCTCTTCCTTTACACAATACATATTCGATGCCATGGGTGTTTCCCTGCCACGCAGCTCATCCTCCCAAGCTTCCATTGGAACCAAAGTAACGAAGGAAAACCTTAGCGTTGGCGATCTTGTCTTCTTTAATACAAGCGGCAGAGGCATTAGCCATGTAGCTATTTATGCGGGCAATAACAAAATCTTGCACAGCGCTACTAGCACAGGCGTAACGATCAGCAGCCTTGGCGAATCCTACTGGCACAAGCGCTACGTGACAGCACGCCGCGTATTGTAAAAACAAAGCGGAGGCTTCCAACGTTTTACACCGTATCTATTAAGCTCTGCAATCATACCCTTAAATATAAAAACGTCCCGAACGCCAACCCGTTCAGGACGTTTTTGCTTATGATTGTATTTCCAGTGCTCCTCCAAATAAAAAAATGCCG
This genomic window contains:
- a CDS encoding C40 family peptidase — translated: MIKRNFFRSVIKLSLCASIGLTAFTFASGNQAHAATETSLQLIDSGKEFIGTPYKYGAPAGITYAFDCSSFTQYIFDAMGVSLPRSSSSQASIGTKVTKENLSVGDLVFFNTSGRGISHVAIYAGNNKILHSATSTGVTISSLGESYWHKRYVTARRVL